The Allofrancisella frigidaquae genome has a segment encoding these proteins:
- a CDS encoding phosphoglycerate kinase — MSFLTIKDVNLKDKKVIVRVDFNVPVKDGKVTSTVRIQAAIPTIEYILEQGGRPILLSHLGRPTEGEYDPEFSLEPVARALEEIIHKPVRFEKDWLAGVDIKADEIIMCDNVRFNKGEKKSDDELSKKIASLGDVFVMDAFATAHRAQASTYGVAKYISVACAGFLVSNEIKALEKALKNPKKPMAAIVGGSKVSTKLSVLHNLLDKVETLVVGGGIANTFIKAQGYSVGSSLYEQELVCQAKDILIKAQQKGINIPVPVDVRVAKEFSENAQAVIKNVADVTDDDMILDIGPKSAENITKLLNSSSTILWNGPVGVFEFDSFSEGTKALSLAIANSKAFSVAGGGDTIAAIEKFDIKDKVSYISTAGGAFLEFLEGKELPAIEILKEKAKK, encoded by the coding sequence ATGAGTTTTCTAACTATAAAAGATGTAAACCTAAAAGATAAAAAAGTAATAGTTAGGGTTGATTTTAACGTTCCTGTTAAAGATGGTAAAGTCACTAGCACTGTAAGAATTCAGGCAGCTATCCCTACTATAGAGTATATCTTAGAACAAGGCGGGAGACCGATTTTATTATCTCATCTTGGACGCCCTACTGAGGGTGAGTATGATCCTGAGTTTTCGCTAGAACCTGTAGCGAGAGCCTTAGAAGAAATAATCCATAAGCCAGTAAGGTTTGAAAAAGATTGGCTTGCGGGTGTTGATATTAAAGCTGATGAAATTATTATGTGTGATAACGTTCGCTTTAATAAAGGTGAGAAAAAATCTGATGATGAGCTATCTAAAAAAATAGCAAGTTTAGGGGATGTATTTGTAATGGATGCCTTTGCAACAGCTCATCGTGCTCAAGCCTCTACTTATGGAGTAGCAAAGTATATTTCAGTTGCATGCGCTGGATTTTTAGTTTCAAATGAAATCAAAGCTTTAGAGAAAGCATTAAAAAACCCTAAAAAGCCAATGGCTGCCATAGTAGGCGGCTCAAAGGTATCTACTAAACTATCGGTTTTACATAATTTACTTGATAAAGTCGAAACTTTGGTAGTTGGTGGAGGCATAGCTAATACATTTATAAAAGCGCAAGGATATTCTGTAGGTAGTTCACTTTATGAGCAAGAATTAGTTTGCCAAGCAAAAGATATTCTAATAAAAGCTCAACAAAAAGGTATTAATATACCTGTCCCTGTAGATGTAAGAGTTGCTAAAGAGTTTAGCGAAAATGCTCAAGCAGTTATAAAAAATGTAGCTGACGTAACTGATGATGATATGATCTTGGATATAGGACCTAAATCAGCAGAAAATATTACTAAGCTACTAAATTCTTCAAGTACTATATTATGGAATGGACCAGTTGGTGTATTTGAGTTTGATAGCTTCTCAGAAGGCACAAAAGCTTTATCATTAGCTATTGCTAATTCAAAAGCATTTTCTGTAGCTGGCGGTGGTGATACTATAGCGGCTATAGAAAAATTTGATATAAAAGATAAGGTTTCTTATATATCAACAGCAGGTGGAGCATTCTTAGAATTTTTAGAAGGTAAAGAGTTACCAGCTATTGAAATATTAAAAGAAAAAGCAAAAAAATAA
- the gap gene encoding type I glyceraldehyde-3-phosphate dehydrogenase translates to MKVAINGFGRIGRLAFRQMFDKDGIEIVAINDLTNPKMLAHLLKYDSAQGRYARADEVSAKENSIVVGEKEIKIYAQADATKLPWGELDVDVVLECTGFYASKAKSQAHIDAGAKKVVISAPAGNDLPTVVYNVNHNILTAEDKVISAASCTTNCLAPMAKTLHDLANIEKGFMTTIHAYTGDQNTLDGPHRNGDLRRARAAAINIVPNSTGAAKAIGLVIPELAGKLDGAAQRVPVATGSLTELVAVVSKSVTAEEINVAMKSAANESFGYTEEELVSSDVIGISEGSLFDATQTKVTSLGDKSLVKVVSWYDNEMSYTNQMVRVVKLIGSL, encoded by the coding sequence ATGAAAGTTGCTATTAATGGTTTTGGTAGAATAGGTCGTTTAGCATTTCGTCAAATGTTTGACAAAGATGGGATTGAAATAGTAGCAATCAATGATTTAACAAACCCAAAAATGTTAGCTCACTTGTTAAAATATGATTCCGCTCAAGGTAGGTATGCTAGAGCTGATGAGGTTTCTGCTAAAGAAAATTCTATAGTTGTAGGAGAAAAAGAGATAAAAATTTACGCACAAGCAGATGCTACTAAACTACCTTGGGGTGAGTTAGATGTAGATGTTGTTTTAGAGTGTACAGGTTTTTACGCGTCAAAAGCAAAATCCCAAGCTCATATAGATGCTGGAGCTAAAAAAGTTGTAATTTCTGCTCCAGCAGGAAATGATCTACCAACAGTTGTTTATAATGTTAACCATAATATTTTAACAGCAGAAGATAAAGTTATATCAGCAGCGTCTTGTACTACTAACTGTTTAGCTCCTATGGCAAAAACACTGCATGATCTAGCAAATATAGAAAAAGGGTTCATGACAACTATTCATGCTTATACAGGTGATCAAAACACTCTTGATGGCCCGCATAGAAATGGTGATTTACGTCGCGCTCGTGCTGCTGCTATAAACATAGTACCAAACTCAACTGGAGCTGCAAAAGCTATAGGCTTAGTTATTCCAGAATTAGCAGGTAAACTAGATGGTGCCGCTCAGCGTGTGCCAGTTGCAACTGGATCTTTAACTGAGCTTGTTGCCGTTGTATCTAAGAGTGTGACAGCAGAAGAGATAAATGTAGCTATGAAATCAGCAGCTAATGAATCTTTTGGCTACACTGAAGAAGAATTAGTTTCAAGTGATGTTATAGGAATTTCTGAAGGCTCACTATTTGATGCGACTCAAACTAAAGTTACTTCACTAGGTGATAAATCTCTAGTGAAAGTGGTATCTTGGTATGATAACGAAATGTCTTATACAAACCAAATGGTTAGAGTAGTTAAGCTGATAGGGTCTTTATAA
- a CDS encoding YceD family protein: MKNKYDINYSTYAKQKRELIAFEIILTDLSELSDYILETPYIFNCNFSFFEENGKPCIKYNISSNLELICQESLEPFGYDFNASNTIMVVEDDRLVQDSLYEPFICSTAIINLADVIKEEILLDLPLIPKNNANTCKKSKKHSYYSKQENVVEKKENPFEVLKVLKQH; this comes from the coding sequence ATGAAAAATAAATACGATATAAATTATAGTACATATGCCAAGCAAAAAAGAGAATTAATAGCTTTTGAAATTATACTTACTGATCTTAGCGAGCTATCTGATTATATTTTAGAAACGCCCTATATATTTAACTGTAATTTTTCTTTTTTTGAAGAAAATGGTAAACCTTGTATTAAATATAATATCTCTAGCAACTTAGAACTAATTTGCCAAGAATCTCTGGAACCTTTTGGGTATGATTTTAATGCATCTAACACTATTATGGTTGTCGAAGATGATAGACTAGTTCAAGATAGCTTGTATGAGCCTTTTATTTGTAGCACAGCTATTATAAATTTAGCAGATGTAATCAAAGAAGAAATACTTTTAGACTTACCGTTAATACCAAAAAACAACGCTAACACTTGTAAAAAAAGCAAAAAACATTCATACTATAGCAAGCAAGAAAACGTTGTTGAAAAAAAGGAAAACCCTTTTGAGGTTTTAAAAGTACTTAAACAACACTAA
- the rpmF gene encoding 50S ribosomal protein L32, whose amino-acid sequence MAVQQVKKSRSRRDMRRSHDSLSTATLSTDKATGELHLRHHVSPNGFYKGKKVVEVKSED is encoded by the coding sequence ATGGCAGTACAACAAGTCAAAAAAAGCAGATCAAGAAGAGATATGAGAAGGTCACACGACTCTTTATCTACAGCTACTTTATCAACTGATAAAGCAACTGGTGAATTACACCTAAGACACCACGTATCACCAAACGGGTTTTACAAGGGTAAAAAAGTAGTAGAGGTAAAATCTGAAGACTAA
- the plsX gene encoding phosphate acyltransferase PlsX: protein MGYKISIDAMGGDHGLNTTIPAALEAVRKDPNLQIVLVGDHHKVKRALDRYSKLKKIKLPILQRIAIHHAGETIGMDESPSIAVRKKKDSSMRVAVNLVKDGSVNACVSAGNTGALMAISKFVLKTINGVDRPAIVYALPAYNRETKKLSKTYMLDLGANVVCSSEQLFQFAIMGSILAASSKGIAEPRVSLLNIGEEEMKGLDNIKNAAKLLQGCDFINYNGYIEGKYIFDDSTDVIVCDGFVGNVSLKTMEGTLRLIESLIKKTVVEGSWLMKIPTIMALPLFKKMKKGMNLDSFNGASLLGLTGIVIKSHGSASANAFETAIYEATKEIKYNIPKTIQESLEKVL from the coding sequence ATGGGTTACAAAATATCTATAGATGCAATGGGTGGTGATCATGGTTTAAATACTACGATTCCAGCAGCTCTTGAAGCTGTAAGAAAAGACCCCAACTTACAAATTGTTTTAGTTGGGGATCACCATAAGGTTAAAAGAGCTTTAGACAGATATTCAAAACTAAAAAAGATAAAACTGCCAATTCTACAAAGAATAGCTATTCATCATGCTGGTGAAACTATTGGAATGGATGAATCTCCATCTATAGCTGTAAGAAAAAAGAAAGATTCTTCTATGCGCGTAGCTGTTAACCTTGTTAAAGATGGCTCGGTAAACGCTTGTGTTAGTGCTGGTAATACTGGGGCATTAATGGCTATATCAAAATTTGTTCTAAAAACTATCAATGGAGTAGACCGCCCTGCAATAGTTTATGCTTTACCAGCGTACAATAGGGAAACTAAAAAACTAAGTAAAACCTATATGCTAGATTTAGGTGCAAATGTGGTTTGTTCTTCTGAACAGCTTTTTCAATTTGCTATCATGGGCTCCATTTTAGCAGCAAGTTCAAAAGGTATAGCTGAGCCAAGAGTGTCTTTACTTAATATTGGTGAAGAAGAGATGAAAGGGTTGGATAATATTAAAAATGCTGCCAAACTTTTACAAGGCTGTGATTTTATCAACTATAATGGCTATATAGAAGGTAAATATATTTTTGATGATTCTACAGATGTCATAGTTTGTGATGGTTTTGTTGGTAATGTTTCACTAAAAACTATGGAAGGTACTTTAAGGCTTATAGAGTCTTTAATTAAAAAAACTGTAGTTGAAGGCTCTTGGTTAATGAAAATACCAACGATTATGGCTTTACCACTTTTCAAGAAAATGAAAAAAGGAATGAATTTGGATAGCTTTAATGGAGCTTCTTTGTTAGGCCTAACAGGGATCGTCATAAAAAGCCATGGTAGCGCTAGTGCTAATGCCTTTGAGACCGCTATTTATGAAGCTACCAAAGAAATCAAATATAACATCCCTAAAACAATTCAAGAATCTTTGGAAAAAGTTCTTTAA
- a CDS encoding beta-ketoacyl-ACP synthase III: MFAQILGTGSYLPEKILTNDDISKFIDTSDEWIKQRVGIEKRHCANEQENTSFMATEAAKKALEAANLDAQEIDTIIVATSTGDYIMPSTASIVQKALDIKNFKTRCFDVSAACSGFVYALDIAKQYIENGSAKNILVIGAEKMTRVLDWNDRSTCVLFGDGAGAVVLSQSQEKKILSSLLYTDGSCLETLNIPNNLPNNRGEAITIDPYLIMEGNKVFKFAVSRLSSLAEELIQEAGIKASDIDWLVPHQANYRILTSTANKINMPMSKVVTTLQDHGNTSAASIPLALDYAVRNGQIKPGQIIISEAFGAGFVWGGFVAKI; the protein is encoded by the coding sequence ATGTTTGCACAAATATTAGGTACAGGAAGTTATTTGCCTGAAAAAATTTTAACTAACGATGATATAAGTAAATTTATTGATACTTCTGATGAGTGGATAAAGCAAAGAGTTGGTATAGAAAAACGCCACTGTGCTAATGAGCAAGAAAATACTAGCTTTATGGCTACCGAAGCAGCAAAAAAAGCTTTAGAAGCGGCTAATTTAGACGCTCAAGAAATTGACACGATAATAGTTGCCACTAGTACGGGTGACTACATTATGCCTTCTACAGCCTCTATTGTTCAAAAAGCACTTGATATCAAAAATTTTAAAACCCGCTGTTTTGATGTTTCTGCAGCATGCAGTGGTTTTGTATACGCGCTTGATATTGCAAAACAATATATAGAAAATGGCTCAGCAAAAAACATATTAGTAATTGGTGCTGAAAAGATGACCAGAGTACTTGATTGGAATGATAGGTCAACCTGTGTACTTTTCGGTGATGGAGCCGGTGCTGTAGTTCTATCTCAAAGCCAAGAGAAGAAAATTTTATCCTCTTTACTTTATACAGATGGCTCATGCTTAGAGACGTTAAATATCCCTAACAATCTGCCTAATAATAGAGGAGAAGCTATCACTATAGACCCATACCTGATAATGGAAGGAAATAAAGTTTTTAAATTTGCTGTTTCAAGGTTATCGTCTTTGGCTGAAGAACTAATTCAAGAAGCTGGAATAAAAGCTAGTGATATAGATTGGTTAGTACCACATCAAGCAAACTATCGAATACTAACTTCAACAGCAAATAAGATAAACATGCCTATGTCTAAAGTGGTAACTACATTACAAGATCATGGCAACACTTCAGCAGCATCTATACCACTAGCGTTAGATTATGCAGTTAGAAACGGACAAATTAAGCCAGGACAAATTATAATATCAGAAGCCTTTGGCGCAGGATTTGTGTGGGGCGGATTCGTAGCAAAGATATAA
- the tkt gene encoding transketolase, translating into MSLPIFQEFSNAIRFLAIDATLKAKSGHPGMPMGMADIATVLWTKFLKHNPKNPHWINRDRFILSNGHGSMLLYALLHLTGYDVSIEDIKNFRQLHSKTPGHPEYGYTSGVETTTGPLGQGLANAVGMALGEKLLSQRYNTPDCELIDHYTYVFLGDGCLMEGISHEACSLAGTLGLNKLIAFWDDNNISIDGDTKGWFTDNTVERFRSYGWHVIESIDGHDTKAIEQAIIHAQSEQKRPTLICCKTVIGFGSPEKAGTASVHGSPLSVEERNSAAKELGWQYDSFEIPNEVYRFWDTTQRGQILETNWQKRWEVYKLNPKYNELKRVLDKDIPAKLEKEVQSYIKSQIENPTKVATRKASQMSLEVLCKHMPEMFGGSADLTGSNNTNWSGSVWLNNTDKGANYLSYGVREFGMAAIMNGLSLYGGLKPYGGTFLVFSDYSRNAIRMAALMKQPVIHVMSHDSIGLGEDGPTHQPIEHIPSLRLIPNLNVWRPADTVETMIAWYEAIKSKDTPSVMVLTRQGLQPIVVSMEKASNISKGGYLVKQYSDAKATIVATGSEVELAVKVADEYSNKGININVASIPCVEIFDKQTDIYKTSVIRQDIPAVFVELAQPDTWYKYMPKTGGEVKGITTFGESAPAEELFEYFGFTVENISNIVAKYV; encoded by the coding sequence ATGTCTTTACCTATCTTTCAAGAGTTTTCAAATGCCATAAGATTTTTGGCTATAGATGCAACATTAAAAGCTAAATCCGGTCATCCCGGAATGCCTATGGGGATGGCTGATATCGCAACTGTTTTGTGGACAAAATTTCTCAAACACAATCCTAAAAATCCTCACTGGATTAACCGCGATAGATTTATCCTTTCAAATGGTCATGGCTCTATGCTTTTATATGCTTTATTGCACCTAACTGGTTACGATGTCTCTATTGAGGATATTAAAAATTTTAGACAACTTCACTCTAAAACTCCTGGCCACCCAGAATATGGTTATACTTCAGGAGTTGAGACGACAACCGGACCTCTTGGACAAGGTCTTGCAAATGCTGTTGGCATGGCTTTAGGGGAAAAGCTTTTATCACAAAGATACAACACTCCTGATTGCGAACTTATAGATCACTATACATATGTGTTTTTAGGGGATGGGTGCTTAATGGAAGGCATATCTCATGAGGCATGCTCATTAGCTGGCACGTTGGGTTTGAATAAACTTATAGCTTTTTGGGATGACAATAATATATCTATAGATGGTGATACCAAAGGTTGGTTTACAGACAATACAGTCGAAAGATTTAGATCTTATGGTTGGCATGTTATTGAAAGTATAGATGGTCATGATACCAAAGCTATAGAGCAAGCTATTATACACGCGCAATCTGAACAAAAAAGACCTACTTTAATATGTTGTAAAACAGTGATAGGTTTTGGCTCACCAGAAAAAGCTGGTACAGCATCAGTACATGGCTCCCCATTAAGTGTGGAGGAGAGAAATTCAGCAGCCAAAGAATTAGGTTGGCAATATGACTCTTTTGAAATACCTAATGAAGTGTATAGATTTTGGGATACTACCCAACGTGGTCAAATATTAGAGACAAATTGGCAAAAGCGTTGGGAAGTTTACAAATTAAATCCTAAATATAATGAGCTTAAGAGAGTTTTAGATAAAGACATTCCAGCAAAACTTGAAAAAGAAGTCCAAAGTTATATAAAATCACAAATAGAAAATCCCACCAAGGTGGCTACACGAAAAGCATCTCAAATGTCACTGGAAGTACTATGTAAGCATATGCCAGAAATGTTTGGAGGATCAGCGGATCTTACAGGTTCAAACAACACTAACTGGAGTGGCTCAGTTTGGTTAAATAATACGGATAAAGGAGCTAATTATCTCTCATACGGTGTGCGTGAGTTCGGTATGGCTGCGATTATGAATGGCTTAAGCCTGTATGGTGGTTTAAAGCCATATGGTGGTACTTTTCTTGTATTTAGTGACTATTCACGAAATGCTATCAGGATGGCTGCGCTTATGAAACAACCTGTCATACATGTAATGTCACATGATTCTATAGGGCTAGGTGAAGATGGTCCGACACATCAGCCAATTGAACATATCCCAAGTTTGAGATTGATACCTAATCTTAATGTTTGGCGTCCAGCTGATACAGTGGAAACAATGATCGCTTGGTATGAGGCTATTAAATCAAAAGATACTCCTAGTGTTATGGTGTTAACTCGTCAAGGGTTGCAGCCAATAGTCGTTTCTATGGAAAAAGCTAGCAACATATCTAAAGGAGGATACCTAGTTAAACAATATTCAGATGCTAAAGCTACGATAGTTGCGACAGGTTCCGAAGTTGAGTTAGCTGTAAAAGTAGCTGATGAGTACAGTAACAAAGGTATAAATATAAATGTTGCGTCTATACCTTGTGTAGAAATTTTTGATAAGCAAACTGATATATATAAAACCTCTGTAATTAGACAAGATATTCCAGCAGTATTTGTTGAGCTTGCTCAGCCAGACACATGGTACAAATATATGCCAAAGACAGGTGGTGAAGTTAAAGGAATAACAACTTTTGGAGAATCAGCGCCTGCTGAAGAGTTGTTTGAATATTTTGGCTTTACCGTGGAAAATATAAGCAATATAGTTGCTAAATACGTTTAA